The stretch of DNA CCTGGCATTTGAACGGTGCTTAAAAGTGCGTCCATGCCTTCCATAACGCCACCTTTCATTGGAACACCAATAACAGGCTTAGTGGTAAGAGAAGCTACAACGCCTGCTAAATGTGCTGCCATGCCCGCTGCTGCGATAAATACTTTAGCCCCTTTTGCTTCAGCGTTTTTTACATACTGATGCGTTCTCTCAGGACTTCTGTGTGCAGATGAGACGATGATTTCATGCATAACACCAAATTTTTCTAACGTCTTTGCGCACTCTTCCATGACCGTATAATCACTTTTACTTCCCATTAAAATAGAAACAAACTTCACGCTTTATCCTTTTGTTTTTGCTCTTAAAAATGTAAAACCAGGTAACGTTGTCGGTAAAACAATGGCATTGGTATTGCCACTATGAATCTCATCAAATTGTTTGCCATTAGGTGTTCGGAGTTGTTTAAAACAGACTTGCCAAGAATCTTCGTCTTTGAAAATAGTACCGATTTCATTATCCA from Sulfurospirillum arsenophilum NBRC 109478 encodes:
- the purE gene encoding 5-(carboxyamino)imidazole ribonucleotide mutase — encoded protein: MKFVSILMGSKSDYTVMEECAKTLEKFGVMHEIIVSSAHRSPERTHQYVKNAEAKGAKVFIAAAGMAAHLAGVVASLTTKPVIGVPMKGGVMEGMDALLSTVQMPGGMPVGTVAIGSAGAVNSAYLAMQILAIEDEELAAKLKEDRILKAKKVETDSMGIEVIL